From the Homo sapiens chromosome 1, GRCh38.p14 Primary Assembly genome, one window contains:
- the RAP1GAP gene encoding rap1 GTPase-activating protein 1 isoform 14 (isoform 14 is encoded by transcript variant 79): MAKLVCEDVNVDRFYPVLYPKASRLIVTFDEHVISNNFKFGVIYQKLGQTSEEELFSTNEESPAFVEFLEFLGQKVKLQDFKGFRGGLDVTHGQTGTESVYCNFRNKEIMFHVSTKLPYTEGDAQQLQRKRHIGNDIVAVVFQDENTPFVPDMIASNFLHAYVVVQAEGGGPDGPLYKVSVTARDDVPFFGPPLPDPAVFRKGPEFQEFLLTKLINAEYACYKAEKFAKLEERTRAALLETLYEELHIHSQSMMGLGGDEDKMENGSGGGGFFESFKRVIRSRSQSMDAMGLSNKKPNTVSTSHSGSFAPNNPDLAKAAGISLIVPGKSPTRKKSGPFGSRRSSAIGIENIQEVQEKRESPPAGQKTPDSGHVSQEPKSENSSTQSSPEMPTTKNRAETAAQRAEALKDFSRSSSSASSFASVVEETEGVDGEDTGLESVSSSGTPHKRDSFIYSTWLEDSVSTTSGGSSPGPSRSPHPDAGKLGDPACPEIKIQLEASEQHMPQLGC; encoded by the exons ATGGCAAAG TTGGTGTGTGAAGACGTCAATGTGGATCGGTTCTATCCTGTGCTCTACCCCAAG GCTTCCCGGCTCATCGTCACCTTTGACGAGCATGTCATCAGCAATAACTTCAAGTTTGGCGTCATTTATCAGAAGCTTGGGCAG ACCTCCGAGGAAGAACTCTTCAGCACCAATGAGGAAAGTCCCGCTTTCGTGGAGTTCCTTGAATTTCTTGGCCAGAAGGTCAAACTGCAGGACTTTAAGGG GTTCCGAGGAGGCCTGGACGTGACCCACGGGCAGACGGGGACCGAATCTGTGTACTGCAACTTCCGCAACAAGGAGATCATGTTTCACGTGTCCACCAAGCTGCCATACACGGAAGGGGACGCCCAGCAG TTGCAGCGGAAGCGGCACATCGGGAACGACATCGTGGCTGTGGTCTTCCAGGATGAGAACACTCCTTTCGTGCCCGACATGATCGCGTCCAACTTCCTGCATGCCTACGTCGTGGTGCAGGCTGAGGGCGGGGGCCCTGATGGCCCCCTCTACAAG GTCTCTGTCACTGCAAGAGATGATGTGCCCTTCTTTGGACCCCCCCTCCCGGACCCCGCTGTGTTCAGGAAG GGGCCTGAGTTCCAGGAATTTTTGCTGACAAAGCTGATCAATGCTGAATATGCCTGCTACAAGGCAGAGAAGTTTGCCAAACTGGAG GAGCGGACGCGGGCCGCCCTCCTGGAGACGCTCTATGAGGAACTACACATCCACAGCCAGTCCATGATGGGCTTGGGCGGCGACGAGGACAAGATGGAGAATGGCAGTGGGGGCGGCGGCTTCTTTGAGTCTTTCAAG CGGGTCATCCGGAGCCGCAGCCAGTCCATGGATGCCATGGGGCTGAGCAACAAGAAGCCCAACACCGTGTCCACCAGCCACAGCGGGAGCTTCGCGCCCAACAACCCCGACCTGGCCAAGGCGGCTGGAATA TCACTGATTGTCCCTGGGAAGAGCCCCACGAGGAAGAAGTCGGGCCCGTTCGGCTCCCGCCGCAGCAGCGCCATTGGCATCGAGAACATACAGGAGGTGCAGGAGAAGAG GGAGAGCCCTCCGGCTGGTCAGAAGACCCCAGACAGCGGGCACGTCTCACAGGAGCCCAAGTCGGAGAACTCATCCACTCAGAGCTCCCCAGAGATGCCCACGACCAAGAACAG AGCGGAGACCGCAGCGCAGAGAGCAGAGGCGCTCAAGGACTTCTCCCGCTCCTCGTCCAGTGCCAGCAGCTTCGCCAGCGTGGTGGAGGAGACGGAGGGTGTGGACGGAGAGGACACAGGCCTG gagAGCGTGTCATCCTCAGGAACACCCCACAAGCGGGACTCCTTCATCTATAGCACGTGGCTGGAGGACAGTGTCAGCACCACTAGTGGGGGCAGCTCCCCAG gcccctctCGATCACCCCACCCAGACGCCGGCAAGTTGGGGGACCCTGCGTGTCCCGAGATCAAGATCCAGCTGGAAGCATCTGAGCAGCACATGCCCCAGCTG GGCTGTTAG
- the RAP1GAP gene encoding rap1 GTPase-activating protein 1 isoform 39 (isoform 39 is encoded by transcript variant 90): MSGRKRSFTFGAYGGVDKSFTSRRSVWRSDGQNQHFPQALDLSRVNLVPSYTPSLYPKNTDLFEMIEKMQGSRMDEQRCSFPPPLKTEEDYIPYPSVHEVLGREGPFPLILLPQFGGYWIEGTNHEITSIPETEPLQSPTTKVKLECNPTARIYRKHFLGKEHFNYYSLDAALGHLVFSLKYDVIGDQEHLRLLLRTKCRTYHDVIPISCLTEFPNVVQMAKLVCEDVNVDRFYPVLYPKASRLIVTFDEHVISNNFKFGVIYQKLGQTSEEELFSTNEESPAFVEFLEFLGQKVKLQDFKGFRGGLDVTHGQTGTESVYCNFRNKEIMFHVSTKLPYTEGDAQQRKRHIGNDIVAVVFQDENTPFVPDMIASNFLHAYVVVQAEGGGPDGPLYKVSVTARDDVPFFGPPLPDPAVFRKGPEFQEFLLTKLINAEYACYKAEKFAKLEERTRAALLETLYEELHIHSQSMMGLGGDEDKMENGSGGGGFFESFKRVIRSRSQSMDAMGLSNKKPNTVSTSHSGSFAPNNPDLAKAAGISLIVPGKSPTRKKSGPFGSRRSSAIGIENIQEVQEKRESPPAGQKTPDSGHVSQEPKSENSSTQSSPEMPTTKNRAETAAQRAEALKDFSRSSSSASSFASVVEETEGVDGEDTGLESVSSSGTPHKRDSFIYSTWLEDSVSTTSGGSSPGPSRSPHPDAGKLGDPACPEIKIQLEASEQHMPQLGC, translated from the exons GAGGAGCGATGGGCAGAACCAGCACTTCCCTCAGGCACTAGACCTGTCACGAGTGAACTTAGTTCCCTCCTATACTCCTTCACTCTACCCTAAG AACACAGATCTATTTGAGATGATTGAGAAGATGCAG GGAAGCAGGATGGATGAACAACGCTGCTCCTTCCCGCCGCCCCTCAAA ACAGAGGAGGACTACATTCCATACCCGAGCGTGCACGAG GTCTTGGGGCGAGAAGGACCCTTCCCCCTCATCCTGCTGCCCCAGTTTGGGGGCTACTGGATTGAGGGCACCAACCACGAAATCACCAGCATCCCCGAGACAGAGCCACTGCAGTCGCCCACAACCAAGGTGAAGCTCGAGTGCAACCCCACAGCCCGCATCTACCGGAAGCACTTTCTCGGCAAG GAGCATTTCAATTACTACTCACTGGACGCTGCCCTCGGCCACCTTGTCTTCTCACTCAAGTACGATGTCATCGGGGACCAAGAGCACCTGCGGCTGCTGCTCAG GACCAAGTGCCGGACATACCATGATGTCATCCCCATCTCCTGCCTCACCGAGTTCCCTAATGTTGTCCAGATGGCAAAG TTGGTGTGTGAAGACGTCAATGTGGATCGGTTCTATCCTGTGCTCTACCCCAAG GCTTCCCGGCTCATCGTCACCTTTGACGAGCATGTCATCAGCAATAACTTCAAGTTTGGCGTCATTTATCAGAAGCTTGGGCAG ACCTCCGAGGAAGAACTCTTCAGCACCAATGAGGAAAGTCCCGCTTTCGTGGAGTTCCTTGAATTTCTTGGCCAGAAGGTCAAACTGCAGGACTTTAAGGG GTTCCGAGGAGGCCTGGACGTGACCCACGGGCAGACGGGGACCGAATCTGTGTACTGCAACTTCCGCAACAAGGAGATCATGTTTCACGTGTCCACCAAGCTGCCATACACGGAAGGGGACGCCCAGCAG CGGAAGCGGCACATCGGGAACGACATCGTGGCTGTGGTCTTCCAGGATGAGAACACTCCTTTCGTGCCCGACATGATCGCGTCCAACTTCCTGCATGCCTACGTCGTGGTGCAGGCTGAGGGCGGGGGCCCTGATGGCCCCCTCTACAAG GTCTCTGTCACTGCAAGAGATGATGTGCCCTTCTTTGGACCCCCCCTCCCGGACCCCGCTGTGTTCAGGAAG GGGCCTGAGTTCCAGGAATTTTTGCTGACAAAGCTGATCAATGCTGAATATGCCTGCTACAAGGCAGAGAAGTTTGCCAAACTGGAG GAGCGGACGCGGGCCGCCCTCCTGGAGACGCTCTATGAGGAACTACACATCCACAGCCAGTCCATGATGGGCTTGGGCGGCGACGAGGACAAGATGGAGAATGGCAGTGGGGGCGGCGGCTTCTTTGAGTCTTTCAAG CGGGTCATCCGGAGCCGCAGCCAGTCCATGGATGCCATGGGGCTGAGCAACAAGAAGCCCAACACCGTGTCCACCAGCCACAGCGGGAGCTTCGCGCCCAACAACCCCGACCTGGCCAAGGCGGCTGGAATA TCACTGATTGTCCCTGGGAAGAGCCCCACGAGGAAGAAGTCGGGCCCGTTCGGCTCCCGCCGCAGCAGCGCCATTGGCATCGAGAACATACAGGAGGTGCAGGAGAAGAG GGAGAGCCCTCCGGCTGGTCAGAAGACCCCAGACAGCGGGCACGTCTCACAGGAGCCCAAGTCGGAGAACTCATCCACTCAGAGCTCCCCAGAGATGCCCACGACCAAGAACAG AGCGGAGACCGCAGCGCAGAGAGCAGAGGCGCTCAAGGACTTCTCCCGCTCCTCGTCCAGTGCCAGCAGCTTCGCCAGCGTGGTGGAGGAGACGGAGGGTGTGGACGGAGAGGACACAGGCCTG gagAGCGTGTCATCCTCAGGAACACCCCACAAGCGGGACTCCTTCATCTATAGCACGTGGCTGGAGGACAGTGTCAGCACCACTAGTGGGGGCAGCTCCCCAG gcccctctCGATCACCCCACCCAGACGCCGGCAAGTTGGGGGACCCTGCGTGTCCCGAGATCAAGATCCAGCTGGAAGCATCTGAGCAGCACATGCCCCAGCTG GGCTGTTAG
- the RAP1GAP gene encoding rap1 GTPase-activating protein 1 isoform 40 (isoform 40 is encoded by transcript variant 91), with translation MSGRKRSFTFGAYGGVDKSFTSRRSVWRSDGQNQHFPQALDLSRVNLVPSYTPSLYPKNTDLFEMIEKMQGSRMDEQRCSFPPPLKTEEDYIPYPSVHEVLGREGPFPLILLPQFGGYWIEGTNHEITSIPETEPLQSPTTKVKLECNPTARIYRKHFLGKEHFNYYSLDAALGHLVFSLKYDVIGDQEHLRLLLRTKCRTYHDVIPISCLTEFPNVVQMAKLVCEDVNVDRFYPVLYPKASRLIVTFDEHVISNNFKFGVIYQKLGQTSEEELFSTNEESPAFVEFLEFLGQKVKLQDFKGFRGGLDVTHGQTGTESVYCNFRNKEIMFHVSTKLPYTEGDAQQLQRKRHIGNDIVAVVFQDENTPFVPDMIASNFLHAYVVVQAEGGGPDGPLYKGPEFQEFLLTKLINAEYACYKAEKFAKLEERTRAALLETLYEELHIHSQSMMGLGGDEDKMENGSGGGGFFESFKRVIRSRSQSMDAMGLSNKKPNTVSTSHSGSFAPNNPDLAKAAGISLLIPGKSASRFGRRGSAIGIGTVEESLIVPGKSPTRKKSGPFGSRRSSAIGIENIQEVQEKRESPPAGQKTPDSGHVSQEPKSENSSTQSSPEMPTTKNRAETAAQRAEALKDFSRSSSSASSFASVVEETEGVDGEDTGLESVSSSGTPHKRDSFIYSTWLEDSVSTTSGGSSPGPSRSPHPDAGKLGDPACPEIKIQLEASEQHMPQLGC, from the exons GAGGAGCGATGGGCAGAACCAGCACTTCCCTCAGGCACTAGACCTGTCACGAGTGAACTTAGTTCCCTCCTATACTCCTTCACTCTACCCTAAG AACACAGATCTATTTGAGATGATTGAGAAGATGCAG GGAAGCAGGATGGATGAACAACGCTGCTCCTTCCCGCCGCCCCTCAAA ACAGAGGAGGACTACATTCCATACCCGAGCGTGCACGAG GTCTTGGGGCGAGAAGGACCCTTCCCCCTCATCCTGCTGCCCCAGTTTGGGGGCTACTGGATTGAGGGCACCAACCACGAAATCACCAGCATCCCCGAGACAGAGCCACTGCAGTCGCCCACAACCAAGGTGAAGCTCGAGTGCAACCCCACAGCCCGCATCTACCGGAAGCACTTTCTCGGCAAG GAGCATTTCAATTACTACTCACTGGACGCTGCCCTCGGCCACCTTGTCTTCTCACTCAAGTACGATGTCATCGGGGACCAAGAGCACCTGCGGCTGCTGCTCAG GACCAAGTGCCGGACATACCATGATGTCATCCCCATCTCCTGCCTCACCGAGTTCCCTAATGTTGTCCAGATGGCAAAG TTGGTGTGTGAAGACGTCAATGTGGATCGGTTCTATCCTGTGCTCTACCCCAAG GCTTCCCGGCTCATCGTCACCTTTGACGAGCATGTCATCAGCAATAACTTCAAGTTTGGCGTCATTTATCAGAAGCTTGGGCAG ACCTCCGAGGAAGAACTCTTCAGCACCAATGAGGAAAGTCCCGCTTTCGTGGAGTTCCTTGAATTTCTTGGCCAGAAGGTCAAACTGCAGGACTTTAAGGG GTTCCGAGGAGGCCTGGACGTGACCCACGGGCAGACGGGGACCGAATCTGTGTACTGCAACTTCCGCAACAAGGAGATCATGTTTCACGTGTCCACCAAGCTGCCATACACGGAAGGGGACGCCCAGCAG TTGCAGCGGAAGCGGCACATCGGGAACGACATCGTGGCTGTGGTCTTCCAGGATGAGAACACTCCTTTCGTGCCCGACATGATCGCGTCCAACTTCCTGCATGCCTACGTCGTGGTGCAGGCTGAGGGCGGGGGCCCTGATGGCCCCCTCTACAAG GGGCCTGAGTTCCAGGAATTTTTGCTGACAAAGCTGATCAATGCTGAATATGCCTGCTACAAGGCAGAGAAGTTTGCCAAACTGGAG GAGCGGACGCGGGCCGCCCTCCTGGAGACGCTCTATGAGGAACTACACATCCACAGCCAGTCCATGATGGGCTTGGGCGGCGACGAGGACAAGATGGAGAATGGCAGTGGGGGCGGCGGCTTCTTTGAGTCTTTCAAG CGGGTCATCCGGAGCCGCAGCCAGTCCATGGATGCCATGGGGCTGAGCAACAAGAAGCCCAACACCGTGTCCACCAGCCACAGCGGGAGCTTCGCGCCCAACAACCCCGACCTGGCCAAGGCGGCTGGAATA TCATTGCTTATTCCTGGGAAAAGTGCGAGTAGATTCGGACGCCGGGGCAGTGCCATAGGCATAGGAACCGTGGAAGAG TCACTGATTGTCCCTGGGAAGAGCCCCACGAGGAAGAAGTCGGGCCCGTTCGGCTCCCGCCGCAGCAGCGCCATTGGCATCGAGAACATACAGGAGGTGCAGGAGAAGAG GGAGAGCCCTCCGGCTGGTCAGAAGACCCCAGACAGCGGGCACGTCTCACAGGAGCCCAAGTCGGAGAACTCATCCACTCAGAGCTCCCCAGAGATGCCCACGACCAAGAACAG AGCGGAGACCGCAGCGCAGAGAGCAGAGGCGCTCAAGGACTTCTCCCGCTCCTCGTCCAGTGCCAGCAGCTTCGCCAGCGTGGTGGAGGAGACGGAGGGTGTGGACGGAGAGGACACAGGCCTG gagAGCGTGTCATCCTCAGGAACACCCCACAAGCGGGACTCCTTCATCTATAGCACGTGGCTGGAGGACAGTGTCAGCACCACTAGTGGGGGCAGCTCCCCAG gcccctctCGATCACCCCACCCAGACGCCGGCAAGTTGGGGGACCCTGCGTGTCCCGAGATCAAGATCCAGCTGGAAGCATCTGAGCAGCACATGCCCCAGCTG GGCTGTTAG
- the RAP1GAP gene encoding rap1 GTPase-activating protein 1 isoform 36 (isoform 36 is encoded by transcript variant 87) has translation MSGRKRSFTFGAYGGVDKSFTSRRSVWRSDGQNQHFPQALDLSRVNLVPSYTPSLYPKNTDLFEMIEKMQGSRMDEQRCSFPPPLKTEEDYIPYPSVHEVLGREGPFPLILLPQFGGYWIEGTNHEITSIPETEPLQSPTTKVKLECNPTARIYRKHFLGKEHFNYYSLDAALGHLVFSLKYDVIGDQEHLRLLLRTKCRTYHDVIPISCLTEFPNVVQMAKLVCEDVNVDRFYPVLYPKASRLIVTFDEHVISNNFKFGVIYQKLGQTSEEELFSTNEESPAFVEFLEFLGQKVKLQDFKGFRGGLDVTHGQTGTESVYCNFRNKEIMFHVSTKLPYTEGDAQQLQRKRHIGNDIVAVVFQDENTPFVPDMIASNFLHAYVVVQAEGGGPDGPLYKVSVTARDDVPFFGPPLPDPAVFRKGPEFQEFLLTKLINAEYACYKAEKFAKLEERTRAALLETLYEELHIHSQSMMGLGGDEDKMENGSGGGGFFESFKRVIRSRSQSMDAMGLSNKKPNTVSTSHSGSFAPNNPDLAKAAGISLIVPGKSPTRKKSGPFGSRRSSAIGIENIQEVQEKRAETAAQRAEALKDFSRSSSSASSFASVVEETEGVDGEDTGLESVSSSGTPHKRDSFIYSTWLEDSVSTTSGGSSPDAGKLGDPACPEIKIQLEASEQHMPQLGC, from the exons GAGGAGCGATGGGCAGAACCAGCACTTCCCTCAGGCACTAGACCTGTCACGAGTGAACTTAGTTCCCTCCTATACTCCTTCACTCTACCCTAAG AACACAGATCTATTTGAGATGATTGAGAAGATGCAG GGAAGCAGGATGGATGAACAACGCTGCTCCTTCCCGCCGCCCCTCAAA ACAGAGGAGGACTACATTCCATACCCGAGCGTGCACGAG GTCTTGGGGCGAGAAGGACCCTTCCCCCTCATCCTGCTGCCCCAGTTTGGGGGCTACTGGATTGAGGGCACCAACCACGAAATCACCAGCATCCCCGAGACAGAGCCACTGCAGTCGCCCACAACCAAGGTGAAGCTCGAGTGCAACCCCACAGCCCGCATCTACCGGAAGCACTTTCTCGGCAAG GAGCATTTCAATTACTACTCACTGGACGCTGCCCTCGGCCACCTTGTCTTCTCACTCAAGTACGATGTCATCGGGGACCAAGAGCACCTGCGGCTGCTGCTCAG GACCAAGTGCCGGACATACCATGATGTCATCCCCATCTCCTGCCTCACCGAGTTCCCTAATGTTGTCCAGATGGCAAAG TTGGTGTGTGAAGACGTCAATGTGGATCGGTTCTATCCTGTGCTCTACCCCAAG GCTTCCCGGCTCATCGTCACCTTTGACGAGCATGTCATCAGCAATAACTTCAAGTTTGGCGTCATTTATCAGAAGCTTGGGCAG ACCTCCGAGGAAGAACTCTTCAGCACCAATGAGGAAAGTCCCGCTTTCGTGGAGTTCCTTGAATTTCTTGGCCAGAAGGTCAAACTGCAGGACTTTAAGGG GTTCCGAGGAGGCCTGGACGTGACCCACGGGCAGACGGGGACCGAATCTGTGTACTGCAACTTCCGCAACAAGGAGATCATGTTTCACGTGTCCACCAAGCTGCCATACACGGAAGGGGACGCCCAGCAG TTGCAGCGGAAGCGGCACATCGGGAACGACATCGTGGCTGTGGTCTTCCAGGATGAGAACACTCCTTTCGTGCCCGACATGATCGCGTCCAACTTCCTGCATGCCTACGTCGTGGTGCAGGCTGAGGGCGGGGGCCCTGATGGCCCCCTCTACAAG GTCTCTGTCACTGCAAGAGATGATGTGCCCTTCTTTGGACCCCCCCTCCCGGACCCCGCTGTGTTCAGGAAG GGGCCTGAGTTCCAGGAATTTTTGCTGACAAAGCTGATCAATGCTGAATATGCCTGCTACAAGGCAGAGAAGTTTGCCAAACTGGAG GAGCGGACGCGGGCCGCCCTCCTGGAGACGCTCTATGAGGAACTACACATCCACAGCCAGTCCATGATGGGCTTGGGCGGCGACGAGGACAAGATGGAGAATGGCAGTGGGGGCGGCGGCTTCTTTGAGTCTTTCAAG CGGGTCATCCGGAGCCGCAGCCAGTCCATGGATGCCATGGGGCTGAGCAACAAGAAGCCCAACACCGTGTCCACCAGCCACAGCGGGAGCTTCGCGCCCAACAACCCCGACCTGGCCAAGGCGGCTGGAATA TCACTGATTGTCCCTGGGAAGAGCCCCACGAGGAAGAAGTCGGGCCCGTTCGGCTCCCGCCGCAGCAGCGCCATTGGCATCGAGAACATACAGGAGGTGCAGGAGAAGAG AGCGGAGACCGCAGCGCAGAGAGCAGAGGCGCTCAAGGACTTCTCCCGCTCCTCGTCCAGTGCCAGCAGCTTCGCCAGCGTGGTGGAGGAGACGGAGGGTGTGGACGGAGAGGACACAGGCCTG gagAGCGTGTCATCCTCAGGAACACCCCACAAGCGGGACTCCTTCATCTATAGCACGTGGCTGGAGGACAGTGTCAGCACCACTAGTGGGGGCAGCTCCCCAG ACGCCGGCAAGTTGGGGGACCCTGCGTGTCCCGAGATCAAGATCCAGCTGGAAGCATCTGAGCAGCACATGCCCCAGCTG GGCTGTTAG
- the RAP1GAP gene encoding rap1 GTPase-activating protein 1 isoform 37 (isoform 37 is encoded by transcript variant 88): MSGRKRSFTFGAYGGVDKSFTSRRSVWRSDGQNQHFPQALDLSRVNLVPSYTPSLYPKNTDLFEMIEKMQGSRMDEQRCSFPPPLKTEEDYIPYPSVHEVLGREGPFPLILLPQFGGYWIEGTNHEITSIPETEPLQSPTTKVKLECNPTARIYRKHFLGKEHFNYYSLDAALGHLVFSLKYDVIGDQEHLRLLLRTKCRTYHDVIPISCLTEFPNVVQMAKLVCEDVNVDRFYPVLYPKASRLIVTFDEHVISNNFKFGVIYQKLGQTSEEELFSTNEESPAFVEFLEFLGQKVKLQDFKGFRGGLDVTHGQTGTESVYCNFRNKEIMFHVSTKLPYTEGDAQQLQRKRHIGNDIVAVVFQDENTPFVPDMIASNFLHAYVVVQAEGGGPDGPLYKVSVTARDDVPFFGPPLPDPAVFRKGPEFQEFLLTKLINAEYACYKAEKFAKLEERTRAALLETLYEELHIHSQSMMGLGGDEDKMENGSGGGGFFESFKRVIRSRSQSMDAMGLSNKKPNTVSTSHSGSFAPNNPDLAKAAGISLIVPGKSPTRKKSGPFGSRRSSAIGIENIQEVQEKRAETAAQRAEALKDFSRSSSSASSFASVVEETEGVDGEDTGLESVSSSGTPHKRDSFIYSTWLEDSVSTTSGGSSPGPSRSPHPDAGKLGDPACPEIKIQLEASEQHMPQLGC, translated from the exons GAGGAGCGATGGGCAGAACCAGCACTTCCCTCAGGCACTAGACCTGTCACGAGTGAACTTAGTTCCCTCCTATACTCCTTCACTCTACCCTAAG AACACAGATCTATTTGAGATGATTGAGAAGATGCAG GGAAGCAGGATGGATGAACAACGCTGCTCCTTCCCGCCGCCCCTCAAA ACAGAGGAGGACTACATTCCATACCCGAGCGTGCACGAG GTCTTGGGGCGAGAAGGACCCTTCCCCCTCATCCTGCTGCCCCAGTTTGGGGGCTACTGGATTGAGGGCACCAACCACGAAATCACCAGCATCCCCGAGACAGAGCCACTGCAGTCGCCCACAACCAAGGTGAAGCTCGAGTGCAACCCCACAGCCCGCATCTACCGGAAGCACTTTCTCGGCAAG GAGCATTTCAATTACTACTCACTGGACGCTGCCCTCGGCCACCTTGTCTTCTCACTCAAGTACGATGTCATCGGGGACCAAGAGCACCTGCGGCTGCTGCTCAG GACCAAGTGCCGGACATACCATGATGTCATCCCCATCTCCTGCCTCACCGAGTTCCCTAATGTTGTCCAGATGGCAAAG TTGGTGTGTGAAGACGTCAATGTGGATCGGTTCTATCCTGTGCTCTACCCCAAG GCTTCCCGGCTCATCGTCACCTTTGACGAGCATGTCATCAGCAATAACTTCAAGTTTGGCGTCATTTATCAGAAGCTTGGGCAG ACCTCCGAGGAAGAACTCTTCAGCACCAATGAGGAAAGTCCCGCTTTCGTGGAGTTCCTTGAATTTCTTGGCCAGAAGGTCAAACTGCAGGACTTTAAGGG GTTCCGAGGAGGCCTGGACGTGACCCACGGGCAGACGGGGACCGAATCTGTGTACTGCAACTTCCGCAACAAGGAGATCATGTTTCACGTGTCCACCAAGCTGCCATACACGGAAGGGGACGCCCAGCAG TTGCAGCGGAAGCGGCACATCGGGAACGACATCGTGGCTGTGGTCTTCCAGGATGAGAACACTCCTTTCGTGCCCGACATGATCGCGTCCAACTTCCTGCATGCCTACGTCGTGGTGCAGGCTGAGGGCGGGGGCCCTGATGGCCCCCTCTACAAG GTCTCTGTCACTGCAAGAGATGATGTGCCCTTCTTTGGACCCCCCCTCCCGGACCCCGCTGTGTTCAGGAAG GGGCCTGAGTTCCAGGAATTTTTGCTGACAAAGCTGATCAATGCTGAATATGCCTGCTACAAGGCAGAGAAGTTTGCCAAACTGGAG GAGCGGACGCGGGCCGCCCTCCTGGAGACGCTCTATGAGGAACTACACATCCACAGCCAGTCCATGATGGGCTTGGGCGGCGACGAGGACAAGATGGAGAATGGCAGTGGGGGCGGCGGCTTCTTTGAGTCTTTCAAG CGGGTCATCCGGAGCCGCAGCCAGTCCATGGATGCCATGGGGCTGAGCAACAAGAAGCCCAACACCGTGTCCACCAGCCACAGCGGGAGCTTCGCGCCCAACAACCCCGACCTGGCCAAGGCGGCTGGAATA TCACTGATTGTCCCTGGGAAGAGCCCCACGAGGAAGAAGTCGGGCCCGTTCGGCTCCCGCCGCAGCAGCGCCATTGGCATCGAGAACATACAGGAGGTGCAGGAGAAGAG AGCGGAGACCGCAGCGCAGAGAGCAGAGGCGCTCAAGGACTTCTCCCGCTCCTCGTCCAGTGCCAGCAGCTTCGCCAGCGTGGTGGAGGAGACGGAGGGTGTGGACGGAGAGGACACAGGCCTG gagAGCGTGTCATCCTCAGGAACACCCCACAAGCGGGACTCCTTCATCTATAGCACGTGGCTGGAGGACAGTGTCAGCACCACTAGTGGGGGCAGCTCCCCAG gcccctctCGATCACCCCACCCAGACGCCGGCAAGTTGGGGGACCCTGCGTGTCCCGAGATCAAGATCCAGCTGGAAGCATCTGAGCAGCACATGCCCCAGCTG GGCTGTTAG